One genomic segment of Helianthus annuus cultivar XRQ/B chromosome 14, HanXRQr2.0-SUNRISE, whole genome shotgun sequence includes these proteins:
- the LOC110909011 gene encoding uncharacterized protein LOC110909011, producing the protein MRKRDLAILMLAAFAIFFSLQHEGDFSFKEAWYHLSDEYPIKYEGERLPPPIVSDLNGDGKKEVLVATHDAKIQVLEPHTRRVDEGFSEARVLAEVSLLPDKIRVASGRRAVAMATGVVDRTFKRGQVQKQVLVVVTSGWSIMCFDHNLKKLWETNVQEDFPHNAHHREISISVSNYTLKHGDAGLVIVGGRMEMQPHMHLDPFEEIKMAEESADQHRRSASEKESADASSAVDLRHFAFYAFAGRTGTLRWSRKNENIEATSSDESPLIPQHNYKLDVHALDRRQPGEFECREFRESILGTMPHHWDRREDTMLKLAHFRRHKRKSVKRTPGKTSNYPFHKPEENHPPGKDSTKKISNLIGKAANFANSAKTKKASPYVPTITNYTQLWWVPNVVVAHAKEGIEVLHLASGRTLCKLHLQEGGLHADINGDGVLDHVQAVGGNGAEQTVVSGSMEVLKPCWAVATSGVPVREQLFNVSICHRSHFNFIPHGEYSRTFGRAVDVSSLEVATPILIPTNDGHKHRKGSHGDIVFLTNRGEVTAYSPGLHGHEAVWQWQLLTGATWSNLPSPAGMMDAGYVIPSLKPFNLRMHDNQHLILAAGDQEAVVISAGGSQLTSIDLPAPPTHALVDADFSNDGLTDLIVVTSNGVYGFVQTRQPGALFFSTLVGCLIVVMGVFFVTQHLNSMKGKPRAPSGHI; encoded by the exons ATGAGGAAGCGAGATTTAGCAATCCTTATGCTGGCCGCTTTCGCCATTTTCTTCTCCCTTCAG CACGAAGGCGATTTTTCGTTTAAGGAGGCATGGTACCATTTATCAGACGAATATCCCATCAAATACGAAGGCGAACGTCTTCCTCCACCTATTGTTTCCGATCTTAATGGCGATGGCAAGAAAGAGGTTCTTGTGGCTACTCATGACGCTAAAATTCAG GTTTTGGAGCCTCACACTAGGCGTGTGGATGAAGGGTTTAGTGAGGCCCGTGTTCTTGCAGAGGTGAGCCTGTTACCTGATAAGATCCGGGTAGCTTCGGGCAGACGGGCAGTGGCCATGGCAACAGGGGTGGTTGACCGAACTTTCAAACGTGGTCAAGTACAAAAACAGGTCTTGGTTGTTGTGACATCAGGTTGGTCCATTATGTGTTTTGATCACAACCTCAAAAAACTATGGGAGACAAACGTTCAG GAGGATTTTCCACATAATGCTCACCATAGGGAGATATCTATCTCTGTAAGTAATTATACGTTAAAACACGGAGATGCTGGCCTTGTAATTGTTGGAGGACGAATGGAAATGCAGCCACAT ATGCACCTCGATCCTTTTGAAGAAATTAAAATGGCTGAAGAAAGTGCCGATCAGCATAGAAGAAGTGCAAGTGAAAAAGAA TCTGCAGATGCTTCGAGTGCTGTGGACTTACGCCATTTTGCATTTTATGCTTTTGCGGGGCGAACTGGTACCCTTCGCTGGAGTAGAAAGAATGAG AACATTGAAGCAACTTCATCAGATGAATCTCCACTAATCCCACAACATAATTATAAGCTTGATGTCCATGCTCTCGATAGGCGCCAACCAGGAGAG TTTGAATGCAGGGAGTTTAGAGAATCAATTCTCGGAACTATGCCACATCACTGG GATAGACGGGAGGATACGATGTTGAAGCTGGCCCACTTTAGGCGGCACAAAAGGAAGTCAGTGAAGAGAACACCTGGAAAAACTTCAAATTACCCTTTCCACAAGCCAGAGGAAAACCATCCTCCAGGGAAGGACTCAACAAAAAAGATTTCAAATTTAATTGGAAAAGCTGCAAATTTTGCTAATTCAGCCAAGACTAAGAAG GCATCCCCGTATGTTCCCACAATTACAAATTACACACAGCTCTGGTGGGTACCTAATGTTGTTGTGGCTCATGCAAAGGAAGGGATTGAGGTTTTGCATTTGGCATCCGGTCGCACATTATGCAAG CTTCACCTTCAAGAGGGTGGCCTGCATGCTGATATTAATGGAGATGGAGTTCTTGATCACGTCCAG GCTGTTGGGGGGAATGGTGCTGAACAAACAGTTGTTAGTGGATCAATGGAGGTGTTAAAACCTTGTTGGGCTGTTGCAACATCTGGTGTACCAGTACGAGAACAGCTTTTTAATGTTTCGATATGTCATCGCTCTCATTTCAACTTTATCCCGCATGGAGAATACTCTAGAACCTTCGGTAGAGCTGTAGATGTAAGTTCACTTGAGGTAGCAACACCGATCCTCATCCCAACAAACGATGGCCATAAACATCGAAAGGGTAGCCATGGAGACATTGTGTTTTTAACAAACCGTGGGGAG GTTACAGCATATTCACCTGGTTTGCATGGACATGAAGCGGTCTGGCAGTGGCAGCTGTTGACTGGCGCAACATGGTCAAACCTCCCGTCACCAGCAGGGATGATGGATGCCGGTTATGTGATCCCCAGTTTGAAACCGTTTAATTTACGAATGCATGATAATCAGCATCTTATCTTAGCAGCAGGTGATCAAGAGGCTGTAGTGATTTCGGCTGGTGGAAGTCAACTGACGTCTATTGACCTTCCTGCACCACCAACTCACGCCTTGGTTGATGCGGATTTTTCAAATGATGGGTTAACCGATCTGATTGTTGTGACTTCTAATGGGGTGTACGGGTTTGTTCAAACGAGGCAACCGGGGGCGCTCTTTTTTAGCACACTTGTTGGCTGCCTAATAGTTGTGATGGGGGTTTTTTTCGTCACTCAACACTTAAACTCAATGAAAGGGAAACCTCGAGCTCCATCAGGCCACATTTAA
- the LOC110909012 gene encoding purple acid phosphatase 5: MWCLVTLLSFLLLNGVSEAGRTSSYVREALPSLEIPKEDFPPPSGYNAPEQVHITQGDYIGRSMIVSWVTPLEDQPKFVTYWEANEKKSVETNGGIKRNRAHAITTTYRYYNYSSAYIHHATIKRLKYNTKYIYELGNGNGTRKFWFTTPPEVGPDVPYTFGIIGDLGQTQASNQTLEHYLACGKGQTMLFLGDFSYADVHPFHDNEKWDTFGRFIEKSSAYEPWIYVPGNHELDLAPEIGEHTLFKPYKHRYHVPFRASGSTSPLWYSIKRASTHIIVLSSYSAFSIYTPQYRWLKDELPKVNRTETPWLIVLMHSPMYNSNNYHFMEGETMRVVFEPWFVKYKVDLVFAGHVHSYERSERVSNIQYNITEGISSPVKDPSAPVYLTVGDGGNIEGIADSFIEHQPSYSAFREASFGHALLQIKNRTHAFYSWHRNQDNVPIAGDSIWFYNRYWFPKEETSSNA; the protein is encoded by the exons ATGTGGTGTCTCGTAACATTATTATCATTTCTTTTACTAAACGGAGTAAGTGAAGCAGGTAGAACAAGCAGCTACGTTAGAGAAGCCTTACCATCCCTTGAGATTCCTAAGGAAGATTTCCCACCACCTTCTGGTTACAATGCTCCTGAACAg GTTCATATAACACAAGGTGATTACATTGGGAGGAGTATGATCGTTTCATGGGTGACTCCGTTGGAGGATCAACCCAAATTCGTCACTTACTGGGAAGCCAATGAGAAAAAGAGCGTCGAGACAAATGGCGGTATCAAGCGTAACCGTGCTCACGCAATAACCACTACTTACCGATACTATAACTATTCTTCTGCCTACATTCATCATGCTACAATCAAGAGATTAAAG TACAACACAAagtacatatatgagcttggcaATGGCAACGGCACACGAAAATTTTGGTTTACAACTCCTCCAGAAGTAGGCCCTGATGTTCCGTACACGTTCGGGATAATTG GTGATTTGGGACAAACACAAGCATCAAATCAAACCTTGGAGCATTACTTGGCTTGCGGGAAAGGTCAAACTATGTTGTTCCTTGGTGACTTTTCGTATGctgatgttcatccattccatGATAACGAGAAGTGGGATACATTCGGGCGCTTCATTGAGAAGAGTAGCGCTTACGAGCCATGGATATATGTCCCTGGAAATCATGAATTGGACCTTGCTCCTGAAATT GGAGAACACACTCTTTTCAAGCCATACAAGCACAGATACCACGTACCTTTCCGAGCTTCTGGAAGTACATCGCCACTGTGGTACTCGATTAAGCGTGCCTCAACACACATCATCGTGCTTTCATCTTACTCGGCCTTCT CGATATACACTCCTCAATATCGATGGTTGAAAGACGAACTTCCAAAAGTTAACCGGACTGAAACCCCGTGGTTGATTGTTCTGATGCATTCACCAATGTACAACAGTAACAACTACCATTTCATGGAAGGAGAAACCATGAGAGTTGTCTTTGAGCCATGGTTTGTTAAgtacaaagttgatcttgtcttTGCCGGTCATGTTCATTCATACGAACGTTCG GAGAGAGTATCAAACATTCAATATAACATAACTGAAGGAATAAGTAGCCCAGTGAAAGATCCTTCAGCTCCAGTTTATCTCACTGTAGGTGATGGTGGGAACATAGAGGGTATTGCTGATAG TTTCATAGAACATCAACCAAGTTACTCGGCTTTCAGAGAAGCGAGCTTTGGGCATGCGTTACTCCAGATAAAGAATAGAACACACGCGTTTTACAGTTGGCATCGTAATCAAGACAATGTGCCTATAGCCGGAGATTCTATTTGGTTCTATAATCGTTACTGGTTTCCTAAAGAAGAGACTAGCTCCAACGCATGA